Part of the Brachionichthys hirsutus isolate HB-005 unplaced genomic scaffold, CSIRO-AGI_Bhir_v1 contig_1476, whole genome shotgun sequence genome is shown below.
TTTTCCCGTCTTCCAGAATATATGACAAACGAGCATTTTGGTTTTTATCAGGATCTCTAGCGTTAACGGTGAGAACAGAAACACCCGGAGAATTATTCTCTGCAACGAACGCGCTGAATTCATTTTGTAAAAACACCGGAGCATTGTCATTCACATCGGAGACCTTTAAATTAAAGATCATTTTTGTTGAGAGAGGAGGGATTCCTGCATCTGTCGCAACTACAGTAATGTTATATTCAGATACACGTTCCCGATCTAACCCAGCATCCGATACTAAAGTGTAATAATTTCTCAGATTGGATTTAATTTTAAACGGTGCGTTTTGTTCTATTCTACAGTTCACTTGTCCGTTATCGCCTGAATCCAGATCTTTCACGTTGATGATGCCGATAGTTGTACCAGGAGGAGAATCTTCTGACACGGGACTAGTGAACGACATGACGCTGATTACAGGAGCGTTGTCGTTTACGTCAGTAACGTCGATTATGACTTTACTCGAATCTGTCAAACCTCCTTGATCTCTTGCATCGATTCTCAGTTcatattttttgtctctttcaaaATCTATTGTGCCTGAGACGGACAATTCCCCGGTCACTTGATCTATGGACAACAAATCAGCTACATTGCTCTTCACGTTTGAAAATGAATACGTGATGTAACCATTCGTTCCTCTATCTGCGTCTGTGGCATTAACAGTAATGATATTTGTTCCCTTTGCTGCATTTTCGATCACCGTTGCTTTATAGACGGACTGAGTAAAAGTTGGCGCATTGTCATTAACATCTAAAACATGAATGTGTATATTAACAGTCCCAGATCTAGGTGGAATACCACCGTCTACTGCGATGAGCTTTAACGAGAGGCGGGGAACCTCCTCTCTGTCCAACTGCTTATCAATCACCATCTCTGCGTACTTACTGCCGTCAGGATTTACGCGCTGCTTTAAAACGAAATTACTGTTTGAGGATAAAACTAAATTCTGCAGGCCATTTAAACCAACATCAGGATCCTCTGCGCTATCCAGCACAAATCGCGCACCAAGTTTAGCCGACTCGCTTATGTCTAACATAATATCAGCTTTTTTGAATATCGGAGGATGATCATTGACGTCTAACACTTCTATCGTTATGTGATGCAGCTCCATGGGGTTTTCTAAAATAATTTCgaagctgaagctgcacggcgtCACGTCTCCGCAAAGCTGCTCTCGGTCTATTCTGTCCTTCACCACCAGAATCCCTTTGTCTGTCTTCAGCTCGGCGTACTGGATGTTTTCTCCCGTCACGATACGAGCCCGACCAGATCGAAGCCTTTTCAGATCCAAACCAAGATCCTGTGCTACGTTACCGATATGAGAgcccttcttcatctcctctggtaTGGAGTAGCGGATCTGGCAAGCGAcgatattaaaaaaagaaaaaaagaaaagagacgttGAAAGATGGGTTCCAAAATTCGAAAGCCATTTGCAGCGAGACTGCTGAAACGCCATGTCAGAAAGAGATATATTCcaaggaaaatgaaacaaaaatcctCCCGTCTGGATTCAATAATATCCTGTCTTCGAGATATTATTTGTTAACACGAAATACACGAGCCGGTACAAATCAAACACGCCTTTTCTCTCCGTGGTGTGTTCTCCCGAACAGTGCGCGGATCCTACTTCAATGTGACGTCTAAATATCTGTTCTGCAAGGCAGAGGGAGTGAGCCAACATTTTATTCTTGTTCAACAGCGTCACTTAGAGTCCAAAATGTGAACAATAAATGGAGctgaataatgaaaaatatctcaaaaaaaaaggtaagTCAAAACCAAGATGATTACTATTTCTATTTGCAACATTAAAGTTCCATTTTAAACTGACTGTTTGTTATAGTATACTTAATATATTTCCAATAGAAACCGACAACATAACGCataatagtactactactattaataataacaattattaaaattattgttgttattattgttattaatatattttttttgtcgaTAGGATTATGAAAACAGTAATATtcggaaaaataaaaatgctttttttaaagcaagTTATGAGAAAAGTGTAGTGGAGCAGCCAGATAAAGAAGAGCTGTCcgttctgaaagaaaacaacaaacggaTCTGCTACCTGtaagacatttaaataacaaAGCAAATTACACCGAAGCTCCGAGTAAATATATTGTGTACgatggaaaatatatatatatatatataacagctCACCTCTCGAGGAGAGTCTGCTTCATCCAGGATGTTCTTTTCACTCTGTATCCGCTGCATCGTTCCTGTAGAACtggggtccattatcagcacgttctgactaccagctgtgccgaacttacagtcactctttctggagtcagtcgtcctgcacacctcgtaattgtacacgtgtgggagagtccctgtccccaaagtgtccgagtaacgtggaggataatatggaatgacagggagaccggagtgatacaggatgcgagactgtctccacctgtagatcttcactgatataataaccaccaaacaggtgatgaagaggaaggaaactacagccagagccaacaccaggtaaaaagtcaggttgtcattgtactccttgtcgtgtggaaagtcagtgaactccgacagcacttcagggaagctgtccgccaccgccacgttaacaatgactgtagctgaacgagagggctgcccgttgtcctccactataacagccagtctttgcttcacagcatctttatcagacacttggcggatagttctgatttctccattctgtaagcccacttcaaacagcgccctgtctgtggctttctgcagtttataggagagccaggcattctgtccagagtccacatcaacagccaccactttgctcaccaggtagcccacatctgctgaacgaggcaccatctcagccaccagggagcctccagtctggaccgggtacagaacctgaggagggttgtcgttctggtcctggatcagtattTTCACACTGACGTTACTACTGAGTGGAGGGGAGCCTCCGTCCTGCGCTTTGACTACCAGCTGAAGTTGTTTGATTTGCTCATAATCGAAAGAACGAACTGCACTAACAACACCAGTTTCAGAGTTTAAGGACACATAAGTCGAAACTGAACTTCCACTAACCTGCGTGTCCTCCAAAAGATACGAAACTCTGGCATTTTGATTCCAATCAGAGTCTTTTGCACTGACAGTAAATATGGAAGTGCCAGGAGAATTATTCTCTGTGACGGAGGCAGAATAACTGTTTTTATCAAATACTGGAGCGTTGTCATTTACATCAGAAATTTTAAGGTTTAGAGTTGCTGAGCTGGAAAGAGGAGGGGAGCCAAAATCAGTGGCTGTTATTGTGATGTTATATTCTGAGACGGATTCTCTATCAaaatgctgatctgagatcaaaTTATAATAGTTTGGCAGCGATGATTCGAtcttaaagggaagttttccagcaatggaacattttatttgaccatTTTTCTCAGAATCTACATCTTTTCCGTTGAAAACAGCGATTGTTGTTCCAGGGGGCGCATCCTCAGAGACAGGATTGGAAAACGACATGACATTTATGAGAGGGGCGTTATCGTTTACATCGATGACATCAATTATGACTTTACTAGTCCCTGTAAAGCCACCTTGATCCTTTGCCTCAACCCTCACTtcgtattttttgtttttttcataatcAATTTGACCAGAAACGGAAATTGTTCCGGTGTTTTGATCAATACTGAATATATCGACTGCGCTTCCTTTCATTTTAGACAAGCTATAAGTAAAGACGCCATTTGAACCGCTGTCAGCGTCTGTGGCGTTTACTGTAACCACAGCAGTGCCTCTCATTGTGTTCTCCGTCACGGATGTTTTATACACCGACTGATTAAATACGGGAGCGTTGTCGTTAATGTCTAACACGGTGATGTCTATATTCACCGTTCCAGATCTCCGAGGAGTTCCTCCGTCAACTGCGATTAGTTTCAGAGACAAACGTGGATGCCGCTCTCTGTCTAAAGGCTTCTGCAGCACCATTTCTACATATTTACTCCCGTCTGGATTTGCGTGCTGCCTCAAGATGAAGTTTTCGTTTGGTGACAAAATATAATCTTGCAACGCGTTTTGCGCCACGTCGAGATCCTCCGCGCTCTGCAGTGGAAACTGTCCTCCAATCAGTGCTGACTCGCTAATTTCTAGGCTGATAGGTTTGTCTTTATTCGGGAAGACAGGAGCGTGATCATTAATATCTAGAACCTCAATCGTTATTCTGTGCAGTTCCATTGGATTTTCAAATATCACCTCGAAGCTGAAGCTGCATGGCGTCACGTCTCCGCAAAGCTGCTCTCGGTCTATTCTGTCCTTCACCACCAGAATCCCTTTGTCTGTCTTCAGCTCCGTGTAGTGGATGTTGTCTCCGTTCGCGATACGGGCCCGCCCCGAACGGAGCCTCCTTAGATCCAAGCCCAGATCCTGCGCTACGTTACCAATGACAGAgcctttcttcatctcctcgGGGATAGAATAACGAATCTGGCCACCTACCATGTTAACACAAAGAAGCAGCACCACAAGCAGTCCAAATTGTCGTCGAAATCCGGAATATAATGGCCATTGTGCGGAGTGATATGTACGCAATCTCCGGGCGAACATCGtgccacaaaaaataaaaaataaaatataaatccaGTCAATATCCAGGTAATTAGTGATGTGATATATTTTCACTGCATGAGTTGATCTTCACATCTGATCATATCCTGGTCCGTGTGAGATTGCTGGTCCAACTCCTCGATTTAAATACAGAGAGCATTCGTCACAGCGCAGTCAGGCAGAGAATGACTGGATGACGACGCAGAGGAGGAGATCTTTCATTGACCAACAGCGTCCCTTAGAgtctaaaatattaaaatgaatcGAGATCCGTACACACCAACACTCTTATTAACGAGGAAAATAATACTACAGCTCTACCTGGAAAACACCATGCaaataaaatgcttaaaaaaaaaaaaaatcaaaatcacaaCTGGACTGAAGATGAAGCCATGTCATTTTTTGTAAAACGAACATGTCAAGTCATAAATAACAAACACCAAAACCTTATTCTGAAAGAACCATTCCAGCGTCAGAGTTCTGTGTGGTCACGCCCAGCAACTTCCCCGCCCCGATATACACAAATTAGATTTAATTAGAATGAATACAATCGTCAAATTGGAATCTGTCAGAAAACACAATCTATTTAAACGTTCAGATATATGATGACACCATTGTGTAACATGTTGTCAATTTTTACAGGTTAAAAATGATGTGGATATTAAAATATTCCCTCCTAAATATTCCCTCCTATATTCCctcctagaaaagcgctatatgaaatcaagcattattattattatttattttgccttcCAAAGCGCCTGTATTAagaattgtaaaaaaagaatGGTGTGAAAATATGTCTATAAAAAAGCTACCGGTACATGGAtcacttgaaaaaaaataatgtcaagaATTCAGCTGCAACACAATACAATTCATCTGTGGAGTTGTCATTGTtgcaatgtgcttttttttctttttcttttttaaagatatACTGTGCAATATAAATCCATACTGGATCTGTTATGATGGCAAGATCATATTGTACTGACATCATaaaatggtaaaaaataaaaacaacaacagtgagGTTAAAAATTTTGGATTTGTTCTTATACATCATTATTAATTTCCAAActaatgcacacacatgcagcattCAAAATCATATGGCATGGATGTGACCAGAGGGCTGAACAGGTTTCACAGATTCCAGAACCTCAGCAGGAGCAGGATTACAATCATACCAGGCAAAGGGGGACACTGTACGTGGTGCTGAAATTGATTTACAATTAATCAAGtaattttaaggattcaaaactCACCTCGAGAGGAGAGTCTGCTTCATCCAGGATGCTCTTTTCACTCTGTACCCGCTGCATCGTTCCTGTAGAACtggggtccattatcagcacgttctgactaccagctgtgccgaacttacagtcactctttctggagtcagtcgtcctgcacacctcgtaattgtacacgtgtgggagagtccccgtccccaaagtgtccgagtaacgtggaggataatatggaatgacagggagaccggagtgatacaggatgcgagactgtctccacctgtagatcttcactgatataataaccaccaaacaggtgatgaagaggaaggaaactacagccaaagccagcaccaggtaaaaagtcaggttgtcattgtactccttgtcgtgtggaaagtcagtgaactccgacagcacttcagggaagctgtccgccaccgccacgttaacaatgactgtagctgaacgagagggctgcccgttgtcctccactataacagccagtctttgcttcacagcatctttatcagacacttggcggatagttctgatttctccattctgtaagcccacttcaaacagcgccctgtctgtggctttctgcagtttataggagagccaggcattctgtccagagtccacatcaacagccaccactttgctcaccaggtagcccacatctgctgaacgaggcaccatctcagccaccagggagcctccagtctggaccgggtacagaacctgaggagggttgtcgttctggtcctggatcagtattTTCACACTGACGTTACTACTGAGTGGAGGGGAGCCTCCGTCCTGCGCTTTGACTACCAGCTGAAGTTGTTTGATTTGCTCATAATCGAAAGAACGAACTGCACTAACAACACCAGTTTCAGAGTTTAAGGACACATAAGTCGAAACTGAACTTCCACTAACCTGCGTGTCCT
Proteins encoded:
- the LOC137914207 gene encoding protocadherin gamma-A7-like, which gives rise to MITRGSIAFQCAQWRLCHGYRQQIGLLMLLLHCFMVGGQIRYSIPEEMKKGSVIGNVAQDLGLDLRRLRSGRARIANGDNIHYTELKTDKGILVVKDRIDREQLCGDVTPCSFSFEVILEIPIELHRITILIQDQNDNPPQVLYPVQTGGSLVAEMVPRSADVGYLVSKVVAVDVDSGQNAWLSYKLQKATDRALFEVGLQNGEIRTIRQVSDKDAVKQRLAVIVEDNGQPSRSATVIVNVAVADSFPEVLSEFTDFPHDKEYNDNLTFYLVLALAVVSFLFITCLVVIISVKIYRWRQSRILYHSGLPVIPYYPPRYSDTLGTGTLPHVYNYEVCRTTDSRKSDCKFGTAGSQNVLIMDPSSTGTMQRVQSEKSILDEADSPLEHHVQCPPLPGMIVILLLLRFWNL
- the LOC137914264 gene encoding protocadherin beta-16-like, whose amino-acid sequence is MVGGQIRYSIPEEMKKGSVIGNVAQDLGLDLRRLRSGRARIANGDNIHYTELKTDKGILVVKDRIDREQLCGDVTPCSFSFEVIFENPMELHRITILIQDQNDNPPQVLYPVQTGGSLVAEMVPRSADVGYLVSKVVAVDVDSGQNAWLSYKLQKATDRALFEVGLQNGEIRTIRQVSDKDAVKQRLAVIVEDNGQPSRSATVIVNVAVADSFPEVLSEFTDFPHDKEYNDNLTFYLVLALAVVSFLFITCLVVIISVKIYRWRQSRILYHSGLPVIPYYPPRYSDTLGTGTLPHVYNYEVCRTTDSRKSDCKFGTAGSQNVLIMDPSSTGTMQRIQSEKNILDEADSPREIRYSIPEEMKKGSHIGNVAQDLGLDLKRLRSGRARIVTGENIQYAELKTDKGILVVKDRIDREQLCGDVTPCSFSFEIILENPMELHHITIEVVKILIQDQNDNPPQVLYPVQTGGSLVAEMVPRSADVGYLVSKVVAVDVDSGQNAWLSYKLQKATDRALFEVGLQNGEIRTIRQVSDKDAVKQRLAVIVEDNGQPSRSATVIVNVAVADSFPEVLSEFTDFPHDKEYNDNLTFYLVLALAVVSFLFITCLVVIISVKIYRWRQSRILYHSGLPVIPYYPPRYSDTLGTGTLPHVYNYEVCRTTDSRKSDCKFGTAGSQNVLIMDPSSTGTMQRIQSEKNILDEADSPREIRYSIPEEMKKGSHIGNVAQDLGLDLKRLRSGRARIVTGENIQYAELKTDKGILVVKDRIDREQLCGDVTPCSFSFEIILENPMELHHITIEVVMSFTSPVSEDSPPGTTIGIINVKDLDSGDNGQMKQVAFVVKAQDGGSPPLSSNVSVKILIQDQNDNPPQVLYPVQTGGSL